One stretch of Streptomyces sp. NBC_00443 DNA includes these proteins:
- a CDS encoding phosphopantetheine-binding protein has protein sequence MTTALADTEEFRTLLEEELGLQVRAEDLDRPLDDFPDWDSVLLLRLVTVVENLVGRRIPVVDMLETRTFRQMYEVVAGR, from the coding sequence ATGACCACTGCCCTCGCCGACACCGAAGAGTTCCGCACTCTCCTGGAGGAGGAACTCGGCCTGCAGGTCCGGGCCGAGGACCTCGACCGCCCCCTGGACGACTTCCCCGACTGGGACTCGGTGCTGCTGCTGCGGCTGGTGACCGTCGTGGAGAACCTCGTCGGCCGACGCATCCCCGTGGTCGACATGCTGGAGACGAGGACCTTCCGGCAGATGTACGAAGTGGTGGCGGGCCGGTGA